In a genomic window of Sporosarcina trichiuri:
- a CDS encoding conserved virulence factor C family protein: MNILSIEPTPSPNSMKLVLDTELPGLESHNYKKEDAGSAPEPVNRLLAINGVKGIYHVMDFMALERAGNVPWETILADVRNVFADEESGEPEATEEAAEHYGEVYVHVQTYKEIPLQVKVFDSENEERFALGSRFTEAMEKVHSAEVENYILLRKWADYGIRYGSKEEIGETVVKEIEAAYPQERLDSIVRSTLEGGETVSSKRQPVTLKQFGTDEWETRFRLLDQMADPSTADLPLLSRALEDEKMSIRRLAAVYLGMIESPDVVPYIEKALHDKSWAVRRTAGDCMSDLGFTEFEDAAIDLLQDRNKLVRWRAAMFLYETGTEKALPALHAAEDDPEFEVKLQVRMAIERIEEGEDAKGSIWKQMTEVRGSSN, translated from the coding sequence ATGAATATCCTGTCAATCGAACCGACACCGAGCCCAAATTCCATGAAACTTGTGCTCGACACGGAATTACCGGGGCTCGAAAGCCACAACTATAAAAAGGAGGATGCCGGATCAGCCCCTGAACCGGTGAACCGGCTGCTCGCTATCAACGGCGTGAAAGGCATCTATCATGTCATGGACTTCATGGCGCTGGAACGGGCGGGGAATGTCCCGTGGGAAACGATCCTGGCTGACGTGCGGAATGTGTTTGCGGATGAGGAATCCGGTGAACCGGAAGCAACTGAAGAGGCTGCGGAGCACTATGGTGAAGTGTATGTACATGTCCAGACGTATAAGGAAATCCCGCTTCAGGTGAAAGTGTTCGACAGTGAAAACGAAGAACGGTTCGCTCTCGGCAGCCGCTTCACTGAAGCGATGGAGAAAGTCCACAGCGCGGAAGTCGAAAATTACATCCTGCTCCGCAAATGGGCCGATTACGGAATACGATATGGCAGCAAGGAGGAGATCGGCGAAACCGTCGTCAAGGAAATCGAGGCCGCTTATCCGCAGGAACGCCTGGACTCGATTGTCCGCAGCACACTGGAAGGCGGCGAAACTGTGTCTTCCAAACGACAGCCGGTCACACTCAAACAGTTCGGAACGGACGAATGGGAAACGCGGTTCCGTCTGCTCGATCAGATGGCGGATCCGTCGACCGCTGATCTGCCGCTGCTCAGCCGTGCGCTGGAAGACGAAAAGATGTCGATCCGCCGGCTGGCGGCCGTTTATCTCGGCATGATCGAGTCTCCGGACGTCGTTCCGTACATCGAAAAAGCGCTGCACGACAAAAGCTGGGCCGTCAGAAGGACAGCGGGCGACTGCATGAGCGATCTCGGATTCACGGAATTCGAAGACGCTGCGATCGACCTGCTGCAGGACAGAAACAAACTTGTCCGCTGGCGTGCGGCCATGTTCCTGTACGAAACAGGCACCGAAAAGGCCCTTCCTGCCCTGCATGCAGCAGAGGACGATCCGGAATTCGAAGTGAAGCTGCAGGTCCGTATGGCTATCGAGCGGATTGAAGAAGGGGAAGATGCCAAAGGATCGATCTGGAAGCAGATGACGGAGGTCCGCGGAAGCTCCAACTGA
- a CDS encoding BrxA/BrxB family bacilliredoxin: MNAYEEYMKGIVQPMRSELTAAGFTELTTEEDVAEAMRNQKGTALVVVNSVCGCAAGLARPAVREAIGQADRKPDQLYTVFAGQDKEATAAMRSYFSDVLPSSPSIAVLKDGELAYFIPREQIEGFEMEQVQEHLTGALNQVSAS, from the coding sequence ATGAATGCCTATGAAGAATACATGAAGGGGATTGTCCAGCCGATGCGCAGCGAACTGACGGCTGCCGGCTTCACGGAATTGACAACGGAAGAGGATGTTGCAGAGGCGATGCGAAACCAAAAGGGAACAGCGCTCGTCGTCGTGAATTCCGTTTGCGGCTGTGCGGCGGGCCTTGCCCGTCCGGCTGTCCGTGAAGCGATTGGACAGGCCGACCGGAAACCGGATCAGCTCTATACGGTGTTCGCCGGTCAGGATAAGGAAGCGACAGCCGCCATGCGTTCCTATTTTTCAGATGTCCTGCCGAGTTCCCCTTCCATCGCTGTCCTGAAAGATGGTGAGCTTGCCTATTTCATCCCGCGGGAGCAGATCGAAGGATTCGAGATGGAACAAGTACAAGAGCACCTGACAGGAGCCCTGAACCAAGTGTCTGCCTCTTGA
- a CDS encoding class I SAM-dependent methyltransferase, whose product MNRKLIVSTASRPDSLSEQLAREAAERLGCPCEERRKRSVQNLMADHKADALIAGKDGFSFYRRETSGSPFFFHPDTAMFRLKRVLRGEEDPFLAACALSAGDRFLDCTLGLATDCILASSAAGHSGKIVGIEADPVVAFITAKGLQQYDPAFPELKAAMRRIQVKQGTAVEILRSMETDSFDVVYLDPMFSTSIEESASFAPLRDTGLHGGLTDEWIAEARRVAAKRVVLKAHFGDRAFETFGFTRIRRPNTKFHFGCMET is encoded by the coding sequence TTGAACCGGAAGCTGATCGTTTCGACAGCCAGCCGGCCGGACTCGCTCTCCGAACAGCTTGCCCGGGAAGCCGCCGAACGTCTCGGCTGTCCGTGCGAGGAACGGAGGAAGCGGTCGGTGCAGAACTTGATGGCTGATCACAAGGCGGATGCCCTCATCGCCGGCAAGGATGGGTTTTCATTCTACCGCCGGGAAACTTCGGGTTCACCGTTCTTCTTTCATCCGGACACGGCGATGTTCCGGCTGAAACGGGTACTGAGGGGAGAAGAGGATCCTTTCCTGGCCGCCTGTGCACTTTCTGCAGGGGACCGGTTCCTCGACTGCACACTCGGACTTGCGACGGACTGTATTCTTGCCTCGTCCGCGGCAGGACATTCAGGCAAAATTGTCGGAATTGAAGCCGATCCAGTGGTCGCTTTCATCACCGCCAAGGGACTGCAGCAATACGATCCCGCTTTCCCTGAATTGAAAGCAGCGATGCGACGCATCCAGGTGAAGCAGGGAACGGCTGTAGAAATATTGCGCAGTATGGAAACGGATTCGTTTGATGTCGTCTATCTGGATCCGATGTTTTCGACATCAATCGAAGAATCCGCCAGTTTCGCACCGCTCCGTGACACGGGATTGCATGGAGGATTGACGGACGAGTGGATAGCAGAGGCCAGGCGGGTCGCCGCCAAACGGGTCGTTCTGAAAGCTCATTTCGGCGATCGGGCATTCGAGACATTCGGCTTCACACGGATCCGCCGGCCGAATACAAAATTTCATTTCGGCTGCATGGAAACATGA
- a CDS encoding YpjP family protein — protein sequence MMKKWLQQLMIISVAFVTLGVISPSHEIWDSLHEKENIKQPGLPESGSAYSVSFETTFERDPLPAASEDELISGARKLAYTKFGTKIGPAIGDEFDTVIFPEMERVIRDTFGEQFQMDRKLAISERPSGGHAEKIFNIKDAETDKNLLLFHVRTEKRPQDGYFFNFHYHVAADDYETHHTIGEVYWSKNTPPKWLS from the coding sequence ATGATGAAAAAATGGCTGCAGCAGCTGATGATCATTTCTGTTGCGTTCGTAACATTGGGCGTTATTTCGCCGAGTCATGAGATCTGGGATTCACTGCATGAAAAGGAAAACATCAAACAACCGGGTCTTCCGGAAAGCGGAAGTGCCTATTCTGTCAGTTTTGAGACCACGTTTGAACGCGATCCGCTCCCTGCTGCCTCGGAAGACGAGCTGATCAGCGGTGCGCGCAAGCTGGCGTACACAAAATTCGGAACGAAGATCGGACCTGCGATCGGCGACGAGTTTGATACGGTGATCTTCCCTGAAATGGAGCGCGTTATCCGGGACACATTCGGCGAACAGTTCCAGATGGACCGGAAATTGGCGATTTCAGAGCGGCCATCCGGCGGACATGCTGAAAAGATATTCAACATAAAAGATGCCGAAACCGATAAGAACCTGCTCCTGTTCCACGTCCGGACGGAGAAACGCCCGCAAGACGGGTATTTCTTCAATTTCCACTATCATGTCGCAGCTGACGACTACGAAACACATCATACGATCGGGGAAGTCTACTGGTCGAAGAACACACCGCCGAAGTGGCTGTCCTGA
- a CDS encoding thymidylate synthase, producing the protein MKQYLDLCRHVLETGVKKEDRTGTGTLSVFGYQMRYDLQQGFPLMTTKKTAFRLIVSELLWFLKGDTNVRTLVEERNPIWDEWAFAQWIESDEYTGPDMTDFGRRAPADETFREAYENEMASFKERLLIDESFAGRFGDLGPVYGKQWRSFGGAAGREPVDQIRQLIEGLKANPDSRRHIVTAWNPSELDDMALPPCHVLFQFYVADGKLSCQLYQRSADIFIGVPFNIASYALLVHLIALETGLEPGEFIHTLGDAHIYSNHISQVNEQLTRKPRKLPDLRVNLAGRSIFELTTADISIENYDPHPKISAPVAV; encoded by the coding sequence ATGAAGCAATACTTGGATCTTTGCCGTCATGTACTGGAGACCGGGGTCAAGAAAGAGGACCGTACCGGTACAGGAACGCTCAGTGTCTTCGGCTATCAGATGCGCTATGATCTTCAACAGGGTTTTCCGTTGATGACGACGAAAAAGACCGCATTCCGTCTGATTGTCTCGGAACTGCTCTGGTTCCTGAAAGGGGATACGAATGTCCGGACGCTCGTCGAAGAACGGAATCCGATCTGGGATGAATGGGCTTTCGCCCAATGGATCGAAAGCGATGAGTACACCGGCCCGGATATGACAGATTTCGGCAGACGTGCACCAGCGGATGAAACATTCCGGGAAGCGTACGAAAACGAGATGGCATCATTTAAAGAACGTCTTCTGATAGATGAGAGCTTTGCCGGACGCTTCGGTGATCTGGGCCCTGTCTACGGAAAACAATGGCGCAGTTTCGGAGGAGCAGCAGGACGCGAACCTGTCGATCAGATCAGGCAGCTGATCGAAGGTCTGAAAGCGAATCCTGATTCCCGCAGGCATATTGTCACAGCGTGGAACCCGTCGGAACTCGATGACATGGCTTTGCCGCCTTGCCACGTCCTGTTCCAGTTCTATGTGGCGGACGGAAAACTGTCCTGCCAGCTGTACCAGCGGAGTGCCGATATTTTCATCGGTGTGCCGTTCAATATCGCCTCCTACGCCTTGCTCGTCCACCTGATTGCACTGGAGACCGGGCTTGAACCCGGTGAGTTCATCCACACACTCGGGGACGCACATATCTATTCCAACCATATCAGCCAAGTGAACGAACAGCTGACGCGGAAACCGCGCAAACTGCCTGATCTGCGAGTCAATCTGGCAGGCCGCTCGATCTTCGAGTTGACAACCGCGGACATCTCCATTGAAAACTATGATCCGCATCCGAAAATTTCAGCGCCCGTCGCTGTCTGA
- a CDS encoding dihydrofolate reductase has translation MISLLVAHDENRVIGADNAMPWHIPEELKYFKEKTMGKGIIMGRRTFESIGRPLKGRLNLILTRNAGYHAEGAVAVQTLDEAIVRAENYADEVMIIGGAEIFEMAMPIADRLYVTVIRHSYEGDTYFPEYSTGWKLISESDAHRTEDGIEYVYCIYERETAA, from the coding sequence ATGATTTCATTGCTGGTTGCACATGACGAGAACAGGGTCATCGGTGCTGACAACGCCATGCCATGGCATATCCCTGAAGAACTGAAATATTTCAAAGAGAAGACGATGGGGAAAGGGATCATCATGGGACGCAGGACGTTCGAATCGATCGGACGCCCGCTGAAAGGCCGGCTGAACCTCATCCTCACACGGAACGCCGGGTATCATGCTGAAGGGGCGGTGGCCGTCCAGACTCTGGACGAGGCGATTGTCCGTGCAGAAAACTATGCCGATGAGGTGATGATCATAGGCGGGGCGGAAATCTTCGAAATGGCGATGCCGATCGCAGACCGTCTGTATGTAACAGTGATCCGTCATTCATACGAAGGGGATACGTACTTCCCGGAGTATTCAACCGGCTGGAAACTGATTTCTGAATCGGATGCCCACCGTACGGAAGACGGCATTGAATACGTCTATTGCATCTATGAACGGGAAACCGCTGCCTGA